A section of the Mangifera indica cultivar Alphonso chromosome 12, CATAS_Mindica_2.1, whole genome shotgun sequence genome encodes:
- the LOC123192498 gene encoding ETHYLENE INSENSITIVE 3-like 1 protein yields the protein MGIFDEMGFGGNLDFLSAPPCEVETVLEHEPEATVEEYLSDEDMDVDELERRMWRDRMLLKRLKEQNKGKEGVVSAKQRQSQEQARRKKMSRAQDGILKYMLKMMEVCKAQGFVYGIIPEKGKPVSGASDNLRAWWKEKVRFDRNGPAAIAKYQVVHAIPGKNKDCSADVSTPHTLQELQDTTLGSLLSALMQHCDPPQRRFPLEKGVAPSWWPTGNEEWWPQLRLPKDQGPPPYKKPHDLKKAWKVSVLTAVIKHMSPDIAKIRKLVRQSKCLQDKMTAKESATWLAIINQEETLSRKLYPDSCPPASAGESGSFVISDTSDYDVEGVDDDQNVEVEEVKPHDVNLFRFGAVGPRERLMMTQPLVPQIKGELVETNSDFFQKRKQLADEPLGMVDQKMYNCEYPQCPYSDYRLGFLDRSSRNNHQMNCPYRSNSSQGFGETNFQMNNDKPAVFSLPVAQPVQLPQQPQQKPPTPLVNLVHSQFNVSGLELPDDGQKMISDLITFYDTNHQQNKNLNPGALNVPVGLNVIDDQTQHQQHPHQQLQQEQQQKFQFQLNDNFYNQGVMMGGHLPEQPNLPSVNNSIFPPADIRFNQIKSFDSPFYTNPGDNIADFRFSSQFNMAPVDFTMDSLPKQDISTWYV from the coding sequence ATGGGAATCTTTGATGAGATGGGATTCGGTGGAAACCTTGATTTCCTCTCGGCTCCTCCCTGCGAAGTAGAGACAGTTCTGGAGCATGAACCAGAGGCGACTGTTGAGGAGTATTTAAGTGATGAAGACATGGATGTGGATGAGCTCGAGAGGAGGATGTGGAGGGACCGAATGCTTTTGAAGCGACTTAAAGAGCAGAATAAGGGTAAGGAAGGAGTTGTCAGTGCAAAGCAGCGTCAATCTCAGGAGCAAGCCCGAAGGAAGAAGATGTCACGAGCACAGGATGGTATCCTGAAGTATATGCTGAAAATGATGGAGGTTTGCAAGGCTCAGGGATTTGTGTATGGAATCATCCCTGAGAAGGGAAAGCCTGTGAGTGGAGCTTCTGATAATCTTCGAGCTTGGTGGAAGGAAAAGGTCAGGTTTGATCGGAATGGCCCTGCTGCGATTGCCAAATACCAGGTTGTTCATGCTATTCCTGGAAAGAATAAAGACTGCAGTGCAGATGTGTCCACCCCTCACACCTTACAGGAGCTTCAAGACACTACCCTTGGATCTCTCTTGTCTGCGCTTATGCAGCATTGTGATCCGCCCCAACGGCGATTTCCATTGGAGAAAGGTGTTGCACCATCCTGGTGGCCAACTGGAAACGAAGAGTGGTGGCCTCAGTTGCGTCTGCCCAAGGATCAGGGTCCTCCCCCGTACAAGAAACCTCATGATCTGAAGAAGGCTTGGAAAGTGAGTGTTCTCACAGCAGTCATCAAGCACATGTCACCAGATATTGCTAAGATCAGAAAGCTTGTTCGTCAATCTAAGTGCTTGCAGGATAAGATGACTGCCAAAGAGAGTGCCacttggttggcaataattaaTCAAGAAGAAACATTGTCACGAAAACTCTATCCTGATAGCTGCCCTCCTGCATCTGCTGGTGAAAGTGGCTCTTTTGTTATCAGTGATACCAGTGATTATGATGTTGAAGGGGTGGATGATGATCAAAATGTTGAAGTAGAGGAGGTCAAGCCTCATGATGTGAATCTCTTCAGGTTCGGGGCAGTGGGACCTAGAGAGAGGCTTATGATGACACAACCTTTGGTTCCTCAAATAAAGGGGGAACTTGTTGAAACTAACTCAGATTTCTTTCAGAAGAGGAAGCAGCTGGCGGATGAGCCTCTTGGCATGGTGGATCAAAAGATGTATAACTGTGAGTACCCACAGTGCCCCTATAGCGACTATCGGCTTGGATTTCTTGATAGGTCCTCAAGGAACAACCACCAGATGAATTGCCCATATCGTAGCAATTCTTCTCAAGGTTTTGGAGAGACAAACTTTCAAATGAACAATGACAAACCTGCAGTGTTCTCTTTGCCTGTTGCTCAGCCTGTTCAGTTACCTCAACAACCTCAACAGAAGCCGCCAACTCCACTGGTGAATCTGGTTCATTCACAATTTAATGTATCTGGACTCGAACTTCCGGATGATGGGCAAAAAATGATTTCTGATCTGATTACTTTCTATGATACTAATCATCAGCAGAACAAGAACTTGAATCCTGGGGCTCTTAATGTCCCAGTGGGGCTTAATGTTATAGACGATCAAACCCAGCATCAACAGCACCCACATCAGCAACTACAACAGGAGCAGCAGCAGAAATTTCAATTTCAGCTGAATGATAACTTCTACAATCAAGGCGTTATGATGGGTGGCCATTTACCGGAGCAGCCCAACTTGCCCTCGGTTAACAACTCCATTTTCCCCCCAGCAGACATTCGTTTTAATCAGATCAAATCATTCGACTCTCCGTTTTACACCAATCCAGGCGATAATATTGCTGACTTCAGGTTTAGTTCACAATTCAACATGGCACCAGTCGATTTCACCATGGATTCACTTCCAAAGCAGGATATATCAACATGGTACGTTTGA
- the LOC123193273 gene encoding protein FAR1-RELATED SEQUENCE 3-like codes for MDVAVVDVDGEKGDDCVATNAETDKSERHPITENSSEDLSNRDDDQSSKPSIGMEFDSEEAAKTLYEAYAKRIGFTVQNGQFTRAKPDGPIITWEFACSREVFKRKNVESCNAMLRIERNDSDKWIVTKFVEDHNHSVATSNKVQYLRPRRHFAGAAKNSSGSIDISNDLYVSVDGNHVSYEPNHARNVSPVESNRSARSFPPLNYFRSPSRKRTLGKDAQNLLDYFKKMQAENPGFYYAIQLDDENRMTNVFWADARSRMAYSHFGDAVLFDTMYRPNQYQVPFAPFTGVNHHGHVVLFGCALLLDESESSFIWLFRTWLSAMNDRPPISITTDQDRAIQVAVAQVLPTTRHCICKWHILREGQERLAHIYLAHPSLYGDLYSCINFSETIEDFESSWCCLLEKYDLLKNEWLHAVYNARRQWAPVYFRGTFFAALSSNQGVNSFFDVFVNQQTTIPLFFKHYERALEHSIEKEIEADYDTICTTPVLKTPSPMEQQAASLYTKKVFGKFQDELVETFVYTANKIEGDGVVSKFRVAKYEHDDKAYIVTLNVSEMNATCSCQMFEYSGILCRHILTVFTVTNVLTLPKHYILKRWTRNAKSLIGLDEQNADTQGIKTLTLRFNNLCREAIKYAEEGAIAVETYNAAIAALREGGKKIALVKKNVAKITPLSSQGSGNSHEDSNKRTSPSVPEMVPSLWPWQETMHHHFNLNDSGVHVSDLNQPSMAPVSIHRECSTLDSPVVLTCFKSMTWVIENKNSSPGGKVAAISLKLQDYGKNPSGETEVQFRLTRVTLEPMLRSMAYISQQLSAPANKVAVINLKLQDTKTILGGTDVKFQVSRDTLGSMLKSMAYMREQL; via the exons ATGGATGTTGCAGTGGTAGATGTGGACGGAGAAAAAGGTGATGACTGTGTAGCAACAAATGCTGAAACTGATAAGTCTGAGAGACACCCTATAACTGAAAATTCTTCGGAAGACCTTTCAAATCGTGATGATGATCAGAGCTCTAAACCAAGCATTGGCATGGAATTTGATTCAGAAGAGGCTGCCAAGACCTTGTACGAGGCTTATGCCAAGCGTATTGGTTTTACTGTACAAAATGGTCAATTCACCCGTGCTAAGCCAGATGGCCCCATTATAACTTGGGAGTTTGCATGTTCAAGGGAAGTGTTTAAGAGAAAGAATGTTGAAAGCTGCAATGCGATGCTTAGGATAGAGAGAAATGATTCAGACAAATGGATTGTGACGAAATTTGTGGAGGACCATAACCATTCTGTGGCGACCTCTAATAAGGTTCAGTACCTTCGACCTCGTAGACATTTTGCTGGTGCTGCAAAGAATTCCTCTGGATCAATTGATATCTCAAATGATCTTTATGTTTCGGTGGATGGAAATCATGTATCTTATGAACCAAATCATGCAAGGAATGTCTCCCCTGTAGAATCTAATCGTTCAGCTCGGAGTTTTCCCCCTCTAAACTATTTTAGATCTCCTAGTCGAAAGAGGACCCTAGGAAAAGATGCCCAAAATCTTCTTGACTATTTCAAGAAGATGCAGGCTGAAAACCCTGGCTTCTATTATGCAATACAACTTGATGATGAGAATCGCATGACTAATGTTTTCTGGGCTGATGCCAGATCAAGGATGGCTTATAGTCACTTTGGGGATGCGGTTCTTTTCGACACAATGTATAGACCAAATCAGTATCAGGTCCCTTTTGCTCCTTTCACTGGTGTTAATCATCATGGTCATGTAGTTTTGTTTGGTTGTGCATTACTTCTAGATGAGTCGGAATCTTCCTTTATATGGCTATTTAGGACATGGCTCTCTGCAATGAATGATCGGCCTCCAATTTCTATCACCACTGACCAAGATAGGGCCATACAAGTAGCTGTTGCTCAGGTGTTGCCAACTACTCGTCATTGCATTTGCAAGTGGCATATCTTGAGAGAAGGCCAAGAAAGGCTGGCTCATATCTACCTCGCTCATCCATCCCTCTATGGGGATCTATATAGCTGCATAAACTTTTCTGAGACAATTGAAGATTTTGAGTCATCATGGTGCTGTCTCCTTGAGAAATATGACCTCCTAAAGAATGAGTGGCTTCATGCAGTATACAATGCTCGCAGACAGTGGGCCCCAGTTTATTTTCGAGGCACTTTTTTTGCTGCGCTTTCTTCAAACCAAGGTGTTAACTCCTTCTTTGATGTGTTTGTGAATCAACAGACGACCATACCATTATTCTTTAAGCATTATGAAAGGGCTTTAGAGCATTCtatagaaaaagaaatagaagCAGATTATGATACTATTTGTACCACACCAGTGCTAAAGACACCCTCACCAATGGAACAACAGGCAGCCAGCCTCTATACCAAGAAAGTATTTGGAAAGTTTCAGGATGAACTAGTTGAAACATTTGTATATACCGCAAATAAGATTGAGGGTGATGGGGTGGTCAGTAAATTTCGGGTTGCAAAATACGAACATGATGACAAGGCTTACATAGTCACGTTGAATGTATCAGAGATGAATGCAACTTGCAGTTGTCAAATGTTTGAATACTCTGGCATTCTTTGTAGACATATACTTACTGTCTTCACTGTAACAAATGTTCTTACCCTTCCAAAACATTATATATTAAAGCGATGGACTAGGAATGCCAAATCTTTGATTGGGCTGGATGAGCAAAACGCAGACACTCAAGGTATCAAGACTCTCACCTTACGCTTCAACAATCTATGTCGAGAAGCAATCAAATATGCTGAAGAAGGGGCAATAGCCGTGGAGACTTACAATGCAGCAATTGCTGCTCTAAGAGAGGGTGGGAAAAAGATTGCTTTGGTAAAGAAGAATGTTGCTAAAATCACACCTCTAAGCTCTCAGGGTTCTGGGAATAGTCATGAAGACAGTAACAAGAGGACTTCTCCATCAGTTCCTGAAATGGTCCCATCATTATGGCCATGGCAAGAGACAATGCACCATCACTTTAATCTGAATGATTCTGGGGTTCATGTTTCTGATTTGAATCAGCCCAGTATGGCCCCTGTGTCTATTCACCGTGAGTGTAGCACTCTTGACAGCCCG GTGGTGCTCACTTGTTTCAAGTCCATGACATGGGTGATAGAGAATAAAAATTCAAGCCCAGGTGGTAAAGTAGCTGCCATCAGCTTGAAG CTGCAAGATTATGGAAAGAATCCTTCAGGAGAGACTGAGGTACAATTCAGACTAACAAGGGTCACGCTGGAACCTATGTTGAGATCCATGGCCTACATCAGCCAGCAACTCTCAGCACCAGCAAATAAGGTTGCTGTCATCAATCTGAAG CTGCAAGATACCAAGACAATTTTAGGAGGAACAGATGTGAAATTCCAAGTGTCACGAGATACACTGGGTTCCATGTTGAAATCAATGGCCTACATGCGTGAGCAACTGTGA
- the LOC123193502 gene encoding uncharacterized protein LOC123193502 isoform X1, whose protein sequence is MAVAAFKSSTRGKSLLNSSTRATTATKTQSATSDRETAKKDSTKKVLPRRSRSVSSFSRTELDDSTCSTSNDFLIKRDNPLFCPSNSPTGDVKSSELDEVSLQKSKALGAEEIRRGRSAVRNDDGGKHGSGIGRSLSRVDSGRRYRSVSRGSVSRGAAVNSESEVEQEDSVSTKRIDRRKTELVESSSASNQTKSLRTLPGQRLAFESSDGSAGNLSNMRTSNWEDLVSTSSFSEAEEKTIKAVSEQMKPFQGNNLGNDTSANGIYETVRSEVRRAIADIQNDLEMSMKSNSAAGIAMTNITDIPPDLVSPGAVELILDIRREYAKKLEQSQERATKLRADLAVEEHRGVELSRILKEVLPDPKAPKEQKSRPGRKSSIERRRMSRRLADEAMAYFDECVSLSTFDSSDFSSQEEPPFNLVGRAAMVGDNTYLTHENSSTPTNYCPNSCLSDKQEGWFTHSQDSMELTASSSSAINKDKLECQKFSFGCSPSDTLDFQPNIMKYVRDIEKDLHKVNIDSQIVTSRHYDLDEYNLQASSQSLLFDQVLLKNRVDSGSVLLCGGGITFSSSPFMI, encoded by the exons atggCGGTTGCAGCCTTCAAATCCTCCACAAGAGGAAAAAGTTTGCTGAATTCTTCAACAAGAGCAACAACTGCAACAAAAACACAATCAGCGACATCTGATAGAGAAACCGCCAAAAAAGATTCAACAAAGAAAGTCCTTCCTCGCAGATCAAGAAGTGTGAGTTCTTTCTCAAGAACAGAGTTGGATGATTCTACATGTTCTACTTCAAATGATTTCTTGATTAAGAGGGATAATCCTCTCTTTTGTCCCAGCAATTCGCCAACTGGAGACGTCAAAAGTTCCGAACTAGATGAGGTTTCACTCCAAAAGTCTAAAGCTTTAGGTGCTGAAGAAATCCGGAGGGGGCGCTCGGCGGTTAGAAATGATGACGGCGGAAAACATGGTTCAGGGATCGGCCGGAGCTTGTCGAGGGTGGACTCTGGGCGGCGCTATCGGTCTGTGTCCCGGGGTTCTGTTTCAAGAGGGGCTGCTGTAAATTCTGAG AGTGAAGTTGAGCAAGAAGATAGTGTTTCTACGAAAAGAATTGATAGGAGAAAGACTGAATTGGTTGAAAGTAGTTCTGcgtcaaatcaaacaaaaagttTGAGGACTTTGCCTGGTCAGCGATTGGCTTTTGAATCTTCAGATGGTTCTGCTGGAAACTTG TCTAACATGAGAACTTCAAATTGGGAAGATTTAGTTTCAACAAGTTCTTTTTCAGAAGCTGAGGAAAAAACTATTAAAGCAGTTTCTGAACAGATGAAG CCATTTCAAGGGAACAATTTGGGGAATGATACTTCTGCTAATGGTATATATGAAACTGTTCGATCTGAAGTGAGGCGTGCCATTGCTGATATCCAAAATGACCTTGAAATG TCTATGAAGAGCAATAGTGCGGCCGGTATTGCAATGACTAATATAACTGATATACCTCCTGACTTGGTGAGCCCGGGTGCAGTTGAATTGATATTGGACATAAGAAGAGAATATGCAAAAAAGCTAGAGCAG TCCCAGGAACGAGCTACAAAACTTCGGGCAGACCTGGCTGTTGAGGAACATCGTGGGGTCGAGCTGAGTAGAATCCTGAAGGAAGTACTTCCGGATCCCAAGGCCCCTAAGGAGCAGAAATCTCGCCCAGGAAGAAAA TCTAGCATTGAGAGAAGAAGGATGTCTAGACGTCTAGCTGATGAAGCCATGGCTTATTTCGACGAGTGTGTATCGTTATCCACATTCGATAGCTCTGACTTCTCATCGCAGGAGGAACCACCTTTCAACTTAGTGGGCAGAGCTGCCATGGTTGGTGATAATACTTATTTAACCCATGAAAATTCAAGCACACCTACAAACTACTGCCCCAACAGTTGCCTTAGTGATAAACAG GAAGGATGGTTCACACATAGCCAAGATTCTATGGAACTGACGGCTAGTAGCAGTAGTGCAATCAACAAGGACAAATTAGAGTGTCAGAAATTTTCCTTTGGTTGCAGTCCAAGTGACACCTTAGATTTCCAACCCAACATAATGAAGTATGTCAGGGATATCGAGAAGGATTTACACAAAGTAAACATTGACTCACAAATTGTAACATCAAGACACTATGATCTGGATGAGTATAATCTGCAGGCCTCATCACAAAGCTTGTTGTTCGATCAAGTTTTGTTGAAAAACAGAGTAGACTCTGGTAGTGTGCTACTTTGTGGCGGAGGTATCACATTTTCATCATCTCCTTTCATGATTTGA
- the LOC123192270 gene encoding ethylene-responsive transcription factor WRI1-like, with protein sequence MKMCPSSSCSSSSCSSSDVVLPGHHDHQSIEPKIKRQRKSQTKEKYKTTPNLSGKRSSVYRGVTRHRWTGRFEAHLWDKTSWNNIQNKKGRQVYLGAYDSEEAAARTYDLAALKYWGPETTLNFPIETYTKDLEEMQKVSKEEYLASLRRRSSGFSRGVSKYRGVARHHHNGRWEARIGRVFGNKYLYLGTYNTQEEAAEAYDMAALQHRGPNAVTNFDKSNYLDRLKEKGISPYQNSTDQSEEPEPEVEQPQTQQQQEDVDVDANVNVDAIALQQPVLPEYMNTTEDLNELTWNFCLDNPGLNQLPVPHFPMGNGPCDLLPDVFDDIGFGDIDFLFNDMNNNNNTEEGTNILESVLAEGTWRKILMALRQLKKLGFCLRLRYQVLQYLVLQQPRFLLTTNKI encoded by the exons ATGAAGATGTGTCCCTCTAGTTCTTGCTCTTCGTCTTCTTGCTCTAGTTCTGATGTTGTTCTTCCTGGCCATCACGATCATCAGTCAATCGAGCCGAAGATCAAACGGCAGAGAAAAAGCCAAACGAAAGAGAAATACAAGACTACTCCAAACTTGTCAGGAAAACGAAGCTCCGTTTATAGAGGAGTAACCAG GCATAGATGGACTGGGAGGTTTGAAGCTCATCTCTGGGATAAGACTTCCTGGAACAACATTCAGAACAAGAAGGGGCGACAAG TTTATTTGG GGGCTTATGATAGTGAAGAAGCGGCCGCGAGAACTTATGATCTCGCTGCTTTGAAGTATTGGGGACCAGAAACGACTTTGAATTTCCct ATAGAGACCTACACAAAGGACCTCGAAGAGATGCAGAAGGTATCCAAAGAAGAATACTTGGCATCTCTACGACGACGTAGCAGCGGCTTCTCCAGGGGCGTTTCTAAATACCGCGGCGTTGCCAg GCATCACCACAATGGACGGTGGGAGGCTCGAATCGGAAGAGTTTTtggaaataaatatttatacctGGGAACATACA ATACACAAGAAGAAGCCGCAGAAGCTTATGATATGGCAGCCCTTCAACACAGAGGCCCAAATGCAGTAACTAACTTTGACAAGAGTAATTACCTTGATCGCTTAAAGGAGAAAGGCATCTCGCCCTATCAAAACTCCACCGACCAGTCCGAAGAACCCGAACCCGAAGTCGAACAACCGCAAACCCAACAACAGCAAGAGGACGTCGACGTAGATGCCAACGTTAACGTCGATGCCATTGCTTTGCAGCAACCAGTCTTACCTGAATACATGAACACAACGGAGGATCTTAATGAGCTGACATGGAATTTCTGTCTCGACAATCCGGGGCTAAACCAGCTTCCGGTGCCCCATTTTCCGATGGGAAATGGCCCCTGCGATCTCCTTCCCGACGTATTTGACGACATCGGATTCGGGGACATTGACTTCTTGTTCAACGACatgaacaacaacaacaacaccgAGGAGGGGACAAACATCTTGGAAAGTGTGTTGGCTGAGGGAACTTGGAGGAAAATATTAATGGCGTTGAGACAGCTGAAGAAGTTAGGTTTCTGTCTTCGTCTTCGATATCAAGTTCTTCAGTATCTTGTTCTTCAACAACCTCGGTTTCTTCTAACTACTAACAAAATCTAA
- the LOC123193502 gene encoding uncharacterized protein LOC123193502 isoform X2 has product MAVAAFKSSTRGKSLLNSSTRATTATKTQSATSDRETAKKDSTKKVLPRRSRSVSSFSRTELDDSTCSTSNDFLIKRDNPLFCPSNSPTGDVKSSELDEVSLQKSKALGAEEIRRGRSAVRNDDGGKHGSGIGRSLSRVDSGRRYRSVSRGSVSRGAAVNSESEVEQEDSVSTKRIDRRKTELVESSSASNQTKSLRTLPGQRLAFESSDGSAGNLSNMRTSNWEDLVSTSSFSEAEEKTIKAVSEQMKPFQGNNLGNDTSANGIYETVRSEVRRAIADIQNDLEMSMKSNSAAGIAMTNITDIPPDLVSPGAVELILDIRREYAKKLEQSQERATKLRADLAVEEHRGVELSRILKEVLPDPKAPKEQKSRPGRKVGLFV; this is encoded by the exons atggCGGTTGCAGCCTTCAAATCCTCCACAAGAGGAAAAAGTTTGCTGAATTCTTCAACAAGAGCAACAACTGCAACAAAAACACAATCAGCGACATCTGATAGAGAAACCGCCAAAAAAGATTCAACAAAGAAAGTCCTTCCTCGCAGATCAAGAAGTGTGAGTTCTTTCTCAAGAACAGAGTTGGATGATTCTACATGTTCTACTTCAAATGATTTCTTGATTAAGAGGGATAATCCTCTCTTTTGTCCCAGCAATTCGCCAACTGGAGACGTCAAAAGTTCCGAACTAGATGAGGTTTCACTCCAAAAGTCTAAAGCTTTAGGTGCTGAAGAAATCCGGAGGGGGCGCTCGGCGGTTAGAAATGATGACGGCGGAAAACATGGTTCAGGGATCGGCCGGAGCTTGTCGAGGGTGGACTCTGGGCGGCGCTATCGGTCTGTGTCCCGGGGTTCTGTTTCAAGAGGGGCTGCTGTAAATTCTGAG AGTGAAGTTGAGCAAGAAGATAGTGTTTCTACGAAAAGAATTGATAGGAGAAAGACTGAATTGGTTGAAAGTAGTTCTGcgtcaaatcaaacaaaaagttTGAGGACTTTGCCTGGTCAGCGATTGGCTTTTGAATCTTCAGATGGTTCTGCTGGAAACTTG TCTAACATGAGAACTTCAAATTGGGAAGATTTAGTTTCAACAAGTTCTTTTTCAGAAGCTGAGGAAAAAACTATTAAAGCAGTTTCTGAACAGATGAAG CCATTTCAAGGGAACAATTTGGGGAATGATACTTCTGCTAATGGTATATATGAAACTGTTCGATCTGAAGTGAGGCGTGCCATTGCTGATATCCAAAATGACCTTGAAATG TCTATGAAGAGCAATAGTGCGGCCGGTATTGCAATGACTAATATAACTGATATACCTCCTGACTTGGTGAGCCCGGGTGCAGTTGAATTGATATTGGACATAAGAAGAGAATATGCAAAAAAGCTAGAGCAG TCCCAGGAACGAGCTACAAAACTTCGGGCAGACCTGGCTGTTGAGGAACATCGTGGGGTCGAGCTGAGTAGAATCCTGAAGGAAGTACTTCCGGATCCCAAGGCCCCTAAGGAGCAGAAATCTCGCCCAGGAAGAAAAGTAGGCCTTTTTG TCTAG